The following coding sequences lie in one Nitrospiraceae bacterium genomic window:
- a CDS encoding DUF4388 domain-containing protein, whose protein sequence is MSLVGRLEDLALSDIFQILSIGKKTGMLLINGTAGSAVIVFKNGLVVKAEATTLDGTLGHDLMYSGLIDEEALNRSLVVKKNLPDKSIADILVELGSVSKDILEKAAKKRIERVVCQLLLWEDGDFQFELDDLDIKGKIEIEDSGWEVAKGMSPEYLLMEGARTHDESSKQDISFTEEEITDEKKEETEWDADWGMEQPVPERKDISALMALTQELRFPNSSSEITLLILRFASDMFQRGVLFMSSQDEIIGLGQFGLDIDKADEKVRALRLILEASPLFSKVVKDRNVYKGHLEKDNITEFVMKEFGGGWPVEVVIFPVVAEGKTVAVLYCDNLPKSDGIGNTEGLEIFVTQAGLALEKSLLQRRLQDMQKNNGNKG, encoded by the coding sequence ATGAGTCTTGTAGGAAGGCTCGAAGATCTTGCTTTATCTGATATTTTTCAGATATTAAGTATTGGCAAGAAAACAGGAATGCTTCTTATTAACGGCACAGCAGGCAGTGCTGTTATTGTTTTTAAAAATGGACTTGTTGTAAAAGCAGAGGCCACTACACTTGACGGCACTCTCGGCCATGATTTAATGTACAGCGGACTTATTGATGAGGAAGCCCTTAATAGATCTCTTGTTGTAAAAAAAAACCTGCCGGACAAATCTATTGCTGACATACTCGTCGAGCTTGGATCAGTAAGCAAGGATATTCTTGAAAAAGCCGCCAAAAAGAGGATCGAGAGAGTAGTTTGCCAGCTTTTGCTCTGGGAAGACGGAGATTTCCAGTTTGAACTTGATGACCTTGACATAAAAGGCAAGATAGAGATTGAAGATTCAGGATGGGAAGTTGCCAAAGGAATGAGTCCTGAATATTTATTGATGGAAGGTGCAAGAACCCATGATGAATCTTCCAAACAAGACATATCATTCACAGAAGAAGAGATAACTGACGAGAAAAAGGAAGAGACGGAATGGGACGCTGACTGGGGGATGGAACAGCCTGTTCCTGAAAGGAAAGATATTTCAGCGCTTATGGCTCTTACACAGGAGCTTAGATTCCCGAATTCCAGTTCAGAGATAACACTCTTGATACTGAGATTTGCAAGCGACATGTTTCAAAGAGGAGTGCTTTTTATGTCCAGTCAGGATGAAATAATTGGTCTTGGTCAATTCGGACTCGATATAGACAAGGCAGATGAAAAAGTAAGGGCGCTTAGGCTTATTTTGGAAGCAAGTCCGCTTTTCTCAAAAGTTGTCAAAGATAGAAATGTTTATAAAGGCCATTTGGAAAAAGACAATATAACTGAGTTTGTAATGAAAGAATTCGGAGGCGGCTGGCCTGTTGAGGTGGTTATCTTTCCTGTAGTTGCCGAAGGGAAAACAGTTGCAGTCCTTTATTGTGACAATCTTCCTAAATCTGACGGTATAGGTAATACAGAAGGTCTTGAGATATTTGTTACTCAGGCAGGACTCGCACTGGAAAAATCACTCTTGCAGAGAAGATTACAGGATATGCAGAAAAATAATGGCAATAAAGGGTAA
- a CDS encoding prolipoprotein diacylglyceryl transferase, whose translation MIQYTPQPVISFNDFSVHMHSLMLSLAMISVYAITLLRIKRNKLDFHFFTCLSVWVLAGAFIGARLLSVISQYGYYKDHLFEVISLQKGGRSIGGILGGLAAATLYSNIKKQNIWKYADQAAPGILIGIFIARIGCFLNWDDVGLPCNLAWCISVNNEPSRHPYQLYESVTGLFLSLFLFKLEQRKFFDGGVFLMFCVFYFPARFLLEFLRDSKRYFLDLTFSQITIGFLFIVVSGFFTFKKIRILSFFHSRKT comes from the coding sequence ATGATTCAATATACTCCACAGCCAGTAATATCCTTCAACGATTTTTCTGTTCATATGCACAGCCTTATGCTGTCTTTGGCAATGATTTCAGTTTATGCAATAACCTTATTGAGAATAAAAAGAAATAAACTCGATTTTCATTTTTTCACATGTCTTTCTGTATGGGTTTTAGCAGGGGCTTTCATCGGCGCAAGATTGCTTTCTGTTATTTCTCAATATGGTTATTATAAAGACCATTTATTTGAGGTGATCTCTTTACAGAAAGGCGGCAGATCGATCGGAGGCATCTTAGGAGGATTGGCTGCAGCGACTCTATATTCAAATATAAAAAAACAGAACATATGGAAATATGCAGACCAGGCAGCTCCGGGTATTTTAATTGGAATTTTTATTGCGAGAATCGGGTGTTTTTTGAATTGGGATGATGTTGGTCTGCCATGCAATCTAGCATGGTGTATCTCAGTAAATAATGAACCGTCAAGACATCCATATCAATTATATGAATCAGTGACAGGTTTGTTTTTATCATTGTTTCTTTTTAAGCTTGAACAAAGAAAGTTTTTTGACGGAGGAGTTTTTTTAATGTTCTGTGTTTTTTATTTTCCAGCCAGATTTTTATTGGAATTCTTGCGCGATTCAAAAAGATATTTCCTTGATTTAACATTTTCACAAATAACAATAGGATTCCTTTTTATTGTGGTCAGCGGATTTTTTACTTTTAAAAAAATTAGAATATTGTCTTTTTTTCATTCAAGGAAAACTTAA
- the glgC gene encoding glucose-1-phosphate adenylyltransferase, whose protein sequence is MVQGKKERLTKNMLALILAGGKGERLHPLTIHRAKPAVPFGGKYRIIDFTLSNCVNSNIRKIAVLTQYKSLSLNKHLALGWEKLFNPELDEFIISVPPQKRVDERWYEGTADAVYQNIYLIEKEKPAYLLILSGDHIYKMDYFEMFDWHLSNDAVGTIAAIEIDRKKASSYGVIEIDKHSRIIGFEEKPKDPKPMPGDKNQSLISMGVYLFNTKEMLAGLKSDSLRSTVHDFGRNIIPDMISTGKLYAYNFRDANKKKAKYWRDVGAVDEYWEANMDIANVDPLFNLYDRDWPIRTYQPQAPPAKFVFAQEYKGGRLGIALDSIICSGCIISGGRVQNSVLSPNVRINSWADVKESVLMENVEIGRNCRIKRAIIDKDVCVPEGTVIGYDIEADKKKFHVSPKGIVVIPKGVEIK, encoded by the coding sequence ATGGTTCAAGGGAAAAAAGAGAGGCTGACGAAAAATATGCTTGCTCTTATCCTTGCCGGAGGCAAAGGAGAGAGACTGCATCCCCTCACAATTCACAGGGCAAAACCTGCTGTTCCTTTTGGGGGGAAATACAGAATCATTGATTTTACATTAAGCAACTGCGTCAATTCAAACATCAGGAAAATAGCAGTATTAACACAGTATAAATCGCTTTCCCTGAACAAGCATCTTGCACTAGGATGGGAAAAACTTTTTAATCCTGAACTGGACGAATTTATCATCTCAGTGCCTCCTCAAAAGCGTGTTGATGAAAGATGGTATGAAGGCACAGCAGATGCTGTTTATCAAAATATTTATCTTATTGAGAAGGAAAAGCCTGCTTATCTGTTGATACTTTCAGGAGATCATATTTACAAGATGGATTATTTTGAGATGTTTGACTGGCATCTTTCCAATGACGCGGTTGGCACGATTGCTGCGATAGAGATTGACAGAAAAAAAGCATCCTCTTACGGAGTAATCGAAATAGATAAACATTCTAGAATAATTGGATTTGAGGAAAAACCTAAAGACCCCAAACCCATGCCTGGGGATAAAAATCAGTCACTTATATCTATGGGAGTTTATCTTTTTAATACAAAGGAAATGCTGGCAGGTCTCAAAAGCGATTCGCTTCGTTCAACAGTGCACGATTTTGGCAGGAATATAATCCCCGATATGATTTCTACCGGCAAACTGTATGCCTATAATTTCAGGGATGCTAATAAAAAAAAGGCAAAATATTGGAGGGATGTTGGCGCAGTTGATGAATACTGGGAAGCAAACATGGATATAGCTAATGTCGATCCACTGTTCAATTTATATGATAGAGACTGGCCGATAAGAACTTATCAGCCGCAGGCTCCGCCTGCAAAGTTTGTTTTTGCTCAGGAGTATAAGGGTGGAAGACTCGGAATAGCGCTGGATTCAATTATATGCAGCGGCTGTATAATAAGCGGAGGAAGGGTGCAAAACTCTGTGCTTTCACCTAATGTAAGGATTAATAGCTGGGCTGATGTAAAGGAATCAGTTCTTATGGAGAATGTTGAGATAGGCAGAAATTGCAGGATAAAAAGGGCTATAATTGACAAGGATGTGTGTGTGCCTGAAGGAACTGTAATTGGATATGATATTGAAGCTGATAAGAAAAAATTTCATGTCAGCCCGAAAGGAATAGTGGTTATCCCAAAAGGTGTAGAGATAAAATGA
- the ahcY gene encoding adenosylhomocysteinase, translated as MIKHDVKDMSLANKGRLRIEWAAKEMPVLQSIAERFRKERPLKGVRLTACLHVTTETANLVDTLKLGGAQVHLCASNPLSTQDDVAASLVKNSGIPVFAIKGEDHKTYYQHILSALSLKPNITMDDGADIVSMLHTKKKELLKYILGGTEETTTGVIRLRAMAEKGVLKYPIIAVNDAYTKYLFDNRYGTGQSTMDGIIRATNRLIAGSVFVVGGYGWCSKGIAMRAKGMGGRVIVTEVDPLRALEATIDGFEVMPMKEASKLGDIFVTATGDIDVIDKKCFQVMKDGAIISNSGHFNVEISIAELKTMSKSRRVIRDFVEEYTLKNGRRIYLLGEGRLINLAAAEGHPSAVMDMSFANQALCVEYIVKNHKKLDNKVYSVPEKIDSHISRLKLKSMGVKIDVLTPAQRKYLKSWELGT; from the coding sequence ATGATAAAGCATGATGTAAAGGATATGAGCTTGGCAAACAAAGGCAGGCTGAGAATAGAGTGGGCTGCAAAAGAAATGCCTGTTCTTCAGAGCATTGCAGAGCGTTTCAGAAAAGAAAGACCGTTAAAAGGTGTAAGACTTACAGCATGTCTTCATGTTACAACAGAGACAGCAAATCTTGTTGATACGCTCAAACTGGGTGGAGCTCAGGTTCATCTGTGCGCATCAAATCCATTGAGCACGCAGGATGATGTTGCAGCATCGCTTGTCAAAAATTCAGGAATCCCTGTTTTTGCGATAAAAGGCGAGGACCACAAAACTTATTATCAGCATATATTGAGCGCTTTGTCATTGAAGCCGAATATTACGATGGATGATGGCGCTGATATAGTATCGATGCTGCATACAAAAAAGAAAGAACTTCTCAAATATATACTTGGCGGCACTGAAGAGACAACAACAGGGGTTATAAGACTAAGGGCTATGGCAGAGAAAGGTGTTCTTAAATATCCGATAATCGCAGTTAATGATGCCTATACAAAATATCTTTTTGATAATCGTTATGGCACCGGACAGTCAACCATGGATGGGATCATAAGGGCGACAAACAGGCTTATTGCAGGCTCTGTATTTGTTGTCGGTGGTTACGGCTGGTGCAGCAAAGGGATTGCAATGAGAGCAAAAGGAATGGGAGGAAGAGTAATAGTAACAGAAGTGGATCCTCTAAGAGCGCTTGAGGCAACTATCGACGGTTTTGAGGTAATGCCGATGAAAGAAGCCTCAAAGTTGGGAGATATATTTGTAACAGCTACAGGAGATATTGATGTCATAGACAAAAAGTGTTTTCAGGTGATGAAGGATGGGGCTATAATCTCTAATTCAGGACACTTTAATGTAGAGATATCCATAGCTGAACTCAAGACAATGTCGAAATCAAGAAGAGTGATCAGGGATTTTGTTGAAGAGTATACGCTTAAAAATGGCAGAAGAATCTATCTGCTTGGCGAGGGCCGTCTTATAAACCTCGCTGCAGCTGAAGGACATCCGTCTGCTGTTATGGATATGAGTTTTGCAAATCAGGCTCTTTGTGTAGAATATATTGTAAAGAATCACAAAAAGCTAGACAATAAGGTATATTCAGTGCCTGAAAAAATTGACAGTCACATATCGAGGCTGAAATTAAAATCTATGGGTGTAAAAATAGATGTGCTTACACCAGCTCAGAGAAAATATCTTAAGAGTTGGGAACTTGGGACTTAA
- the metK gene encoding methionine adenosyltransferase, whose product MAKGNFFFTSESVTEGHPDKIADQISDAILDAIISRDPKSRVACETIVTTGLAFVAGEITTSCYVEIPSIVRETIKDIGYTRAKYGFDYETCAVITSIHEQSSDIAMGVDIGGAGDQGLMFGYACNETPELMPMPIMLAHKLSMRLSEARKKDILGYLRPDGKSQVTIEYKNGVPHRIDSIVISSQHSPDITLKEMKEDIIEKVIKPIVPKEILDEENVKYHINPTGRFVVGGPMGDTGLTGRKIIVDSYGGVGSHGGGCFSGKDPTKVDRSGAYMARYIAKNIVAAGIADKVQVQLAYAIGIPEPVSILADTFGTGKIEHDKIVKIIRNNFNLTPKGMIDTLNLRRPIFRKTAAYGHFGRNDADFTWENTDIASVLKKEAKL is encoded by the coding sequence TGGCAAAGGGTAATTTTTTCTTTACTTCAGAATCAGTAACAGAAGGACATCCTGATAAGATAGCTGATCAGATATCAGATGCTATTCTGGATGCGATAATATCAAGAGATCCTAAATCAAGGGTTGCTTGTGAGACAATAGTTACAACAGGTCTTGCATTTGTAGCGGGAGAAATAACAACAAGCTGTTATGTCGAGATACCTTCAATTGTCCGCGAGACAATAAAGGACATCGGATATACACGCGCAAAATACGGATTTGATTATGAGACCTGCGCTGTAATCACTTCTATCCACGAACAATCTTCAGATATAGCAATGGGCGTTGATATAGGAGGCGCAGGAGACCAGGGGTTGATGTTTGGATATGCCTGCAATGAAACTCCAGAACTTATGCCGATGCCTATTATGCTTGCGCATAAGCTTTCAATGAGACTTTCAGAGGCAAGAAAAAAAGACATCCTGGGCTATCTGAGGCCTGACGGTAAATCTCAGGTAACAATCGAATATAAAAACGGAGTGCCTCACAGGATTGACAGCATCGTAATATCTTCTCAGCACAGCCCTGACATAACTCTGAAAGAGATGAAAGAGGATATTATCGAAAAGGTCATAAAGCCGATTGTGCCTAAAGAAATTCTTGACGAGGAAAATGTTAAATATCACATAAATCCTACTGGCCGCTTTGTTGTGGGCGGTCCGATGGGCGATACAGGCCTGACAGGAAGAAAAATAATAGTCGACAGCTATGGCGGAGTTGGAAGTCATGGAGGAGGCTGTTTCTCTGGAAAGGATCCAACAAAGGTTGACCGCTCAGGCGCATATATGGCCAGATACATTGCAAAAAATATTGTTGCAGCAGGAATTGCCGACAAGGTTCAGGTTCAACTTGCATATGCTATAGGTATCCCGGAACCTGTTTCCATACTTGCTGATACTTTTGGAACAGGAAAGATTGAGCATGATAAGATAGTCAAGATTATCAGAAACAATTTCAATCTTACGCCAAAGGGGATGATAGATACGCTTAATCTCAGAAGACCAATATTCAGAAAGACTGCTGCATACGGTCATTTTGGAAGAAATGACGCTGATTTTACATGGGAGAATACAGACATAGCATCAGTTCTTAAAAAAGAAGCAAAGTTGTAG
- the cimA gene encoding citramalate synthase, whose product MLQRIEIYDTTLRDGAQAEDISFSVDDKLAITSKLNDLGIHYIEGGWPGSNPRDAEYFKRVKKLKLKNSTIAAFGSTHSPKHSARDDANLKSLIAAETSTITIFGKTWDFHVKESLRISLKENLEIIHGSVSYLKKYTGKVFFDAEHFFDGYKSNPEFAIACISAASDAGSDCLVLCDTNGGTMPDEIEAITKKVIEKIKSPVGIHVHNDSECAVGNSIIAVRAGAAQVQGTINGLGERCGNANLCSIIPNLKLKLGIKCISDKQLRKLRDVSRFVNEIGNLRHFKRQPFVGDSAFAHKAGIHVSAVMKNPETYEHVKPELIGNSHRVLISDLAGKSNIIRKAKEFHIKIEPDSPKLQVILNNLKDLEYQGFQFEGAEASFELILKKAFGLHKKFFELIGFRVIVEKRKEGEDPLTEATIMLKVGGKIEHTASTGDGPVNALDNALRKALEKFYPKLKEIKLDDYKVRVLTAGKGTSAKVRVLAESGDGRKKWWTVGVSENIIEASWQALVDSIEYKLLKE is encoded by the coding sequence ATGCTCCAGAGAATTGAAATATATGACACAACATTGAGGGATGGTGCCCAGGCAGAAGACATTTCGTTTTCTGTGGATGACAAGCTGGCTATTACATCAAAGCTTAATGATCTTGGCATTCACTATATCGAGGGAGGCTGGCCGGGCTCTAATCCTAGAGATGCCGAGTATTTTAAGAGAGTAAAAAAACTTAAGTTAAAAAATTCAACAATAGCTGCTTTTGGAAGCACACACAGTCCGAAACATAGCGCAAGAGATGATGCAAATCTGAAGTCCCTGATTGCAGCCGAGACATCAACAATCACTATTTTTGGAAAGACATGGGATTTTCATGTTAAGGAATCACTAAGAATATCATTAAAGGAAAACCTTGAAATAATACATGGCTCAGTTTCGTATCTGAAAAAATACACTGGCAAGGTATTTTTTGACGCAGAGCATTTTTTTGACGGTTACAAGTCAAACCCTGAGTTTGCAATTGCCTGTATTAGCGCTGCAAGTGATGCCGGATCAGACTGTCTTGTTCTTTGCGATACAAACGGCGGGACAATGCCCGATGAGATAGAAGCTATAACAAAGAAAGTCATAGAGAAGATTAAATCTCCGGTAGGAATTCATGTGCATAATGATTCTGAATGTGCTGTTGGGAATTCGATTATTGCTGTAAGGGCAGGGGCAGCACAAGTTCAGGGAACAATAAACGGACTTGGGGAAAGATGCGGGAATGCAAATCTCTGCTCGATTATTCCTAATCTCAAGCTCAAACTTGGAATCAAATGCATAAGCGATAAACAGCTCAGGAAACTCAGGGATGTATCAAGATTTGTCAACGAGATAGGAAATCTCAGACATTTTAAGAGACAGCCTTTTGTCGGAGACAGCGCTTTTGCACATAAGGCTGGGATTCATGTGAGCGCTGTTATGAAAAATCCTGAGACTTATGAACATGTAAAACCTGAACTTATAGGAAACTCGCACAGAGTCTTGATATCAGACCTTGCAGGAAAGAGCAATATAATTAGAAAGGCAAAAGAATTTCATATAAAAATAGAGCCGGATTCACCGAAGCTTCAGGTAATACTAAATAACTTGAAGGATCTGGAGTATCAGGGATTTCAGTTTGAAGGCGCAGAGGCATCTTTCGAGCTGATTTTGAAAAAAGCATTCGGTCTTCACAAAAAATTCTTCGAACTTATAGGATTCAGAGTGATAGTAGAGAAAAGAAAAGAGGGCGAAGATCCTCTAACCGAAGCTACTATTATGCTGAAAGTCGGAGGTAAGATAGAGCATACTGCTTCTACAGGAGACGGACCGGTTAATGCTCTTGATAATGCATTAAGAAAAGCCCTTGAAAAATTCTATCCCAAGCTTAAAGAAATAAAACTTGACGACTATAAGGTCAGGGTTCTGACAGCAGGCAAGGGAACATCTGCCAAGGTAAGGGTTTTGGCAGAATCAGGCGACGGCAGGAAGAAATGGTGGACTGTAGGAGTATCAGAAAATATAATTGAAGCATCATGGCAGGCTCTTGTTGATAGTATAGAATATAAACTGTTAAAAGAATAA
- a CDS encoding ABC transporter permease: MHLTGKISALMLIVILSVSIFSPFISAYDPEKIDLDSIKESPSTKHLFGTDNKGRDIFSRVIYGGRISISIALIAALISMSIGLFTGLCAGYFGGKIDTIIMAFADLILSFPSLLLAIGVSIIFIPGIYTVMIAISFVGWASFARLIRGYVLTLKDAAYIEAAKSIGCSRSRILFVHLMPQCIPIAFVMAGIKLGGYVLTEASLSFLGLGAQPPMATWGSMVSMNRAYISSEPWMVLFPGLAIALTSLCFNIVGDALRDKYGLRVN, translated from the coding sequence ATGCACCTGACAGGTAAGATATCCGCCTTAATGCTTATTGTTATATTATCTGTTTCGATTTTTTCACCCTTTATTTCTGCATATGATCCTGAAAAAATCGACCTTGACAGCATAAAAGAATCGCCGAGCACAAAACATCTGTTCGGAACAGATAACAAAGGCAGAGACATTTTCTCGAGAGTGATCTATGGAGGAAGAATATCAATAAGCATTGCATTAATTGCTGCATTAATTTCAATGAGCATCGGCCTGTTTACGGGACTTTGCGCAGGATACTTTGGAGGGAAAATTGACACCATAATAATGGCATTCGCTGATCTTATTCTCTCCTTCCCGTCCCTGCTTCTTGCGATAGGAGTTTCAATAATATTCATTCCTGGAATTTATACAGTCATGATCGCAATATCCTTTGTGGGCTGGGCATCGTTTGCAAGATTGATTCGCGGATATGTTCTGACATTAAAAGATGCAGCATATATCGAAGCTGCAAAATCAATCGGATGCAGTAGATCTAGAATACTTTTTGTACATCTCATGCCCCAGTGCATTCCCATTGCATTTGTTATGGCAGGGATTAAACTTGGAGGTTATGTACTGACAGAGGCATCTTTAAGTTTTCTGGGATTAGGAGCACAGCCACCAATGGCAACATGGGGATCAATGGTCAGCATGAATAGAGCATACATTTCATCAGAACCTTGGATGGTACTCTTCCCCGGATTGGCCATAGCGCTAACATCTCTTTGTTTTAATATTGTAGGCGATGCTTTGAGAGATAAGTACGGATTGAGAGTGAATTAA
- a CDS encoding response regulator, whose protein sequence is MKSILIVEDSATTRSLIKAVIEELGDFNIVEAPTGFDAIKLLPLQKFDLILTDINMPDINGLELINFIKGNERYSHIPLVIVTTERSDEDRKRGIALGASAYITKPFKAAELHEIVRKTLNV, encoded by the coding sequence GTGAAATCTATACTTATAGTAGAAGATTCAGCAACAACCAGGTCATTGATAAAAGCTGTGATAGAAGAGCTTGGTGATTTTAATATTGTCGAGGCTCCTACTGGATTCGATGCAATAAAACTTCTTCCTTTGCAAAAATTCGATCTTATATTAACTGACATAAACATGCCTGATATTAACGGTCTTGAGCTCATTAATTTTATTAAAGGAAATGAAAGATACAGTCATATTCCTTTAGTAATAGTCACAACTGAACGAAGTGATGAAGACAGGAAAAGAGGAATAGCGCTTGGCGCAAGCGCTTATATAACAAAGCCGTTTAAGGCAGCTGAGCTTCATGAAATTGTAAGAAAAACGTTAAATGTATGA
- a CDS encoding response regulator transcription factor, giving the protein MYINRADNYISFEQSLLVIDNCERTRENLFSVFRGRIKIFIARTGSEGLDMLSENTGVVLLNYILPDMEGSNVLREIKIRYPSIPVIVMTSYGSEEICQKVFRLRAIDYIKKPLNIDEIRDKVDILLKIRDNKSGNREPLFFELSSDSKWCTANQMSFEVQTKIIKIKKYLDENYMVNIDMQKILKQACMNKTYFCNFFKIATGQTFKNYLINKRLEIAKKLLKNRKLSVSDIAYKIGYTPKYFSESFKKTVGISPRKFKKLKIDKFGNKFDYYR; this is encoded by the coding sequence ATGTATATCAACAGAGCAGACAATTATATTTCCTTTGAGCAATCCCTGTTAGTAATAGATAACTGTGAAAGAACCAGAGAAAATCTTTTTTCTGTGTTCAGAGGCAGAATAAAGATATTTATTGCCCGCACCGGTTCCGAGGGGCTCGATATGCTTTCCGAGAATACAGGGGTAGTCCTGTTGAATTACATTCTTCCTGATATGGAAGGAAGTAATGTTTTGAGGGAAATAAAAATACGCTATCCGTCTATACCGGTAATTGTTATGACAAGTTATGGAAGCGAGGAAATATGCCAAAAGGTTTTTAGACTAAGGGCAATTGATTATATAAAAAAGCCATTAAATATAGATGAGATTAGAGATAAAGTAGATATTCTTCTGAAAATCAGGGATAACAAATCTGGGAACAGAGAGCCATTGTTTTTTGAATTATCAAGCGACAGCAAGTGGTGCACAGCAAATCAAATGTCATTCGAAGTGCAAACAAAAATAATCAAAATAAAAAAATATCTAGACGAAAACTATATGGTTAATATTGACATGCAGAAAATATTGAAGCAGGCCTGCATGAACAAGACCTATTTCTGTAATTTTTTTAAAATAGCTACAGGACAGACTTTTAAAAATTATTTGATTAATAAAAGGCTTGAAATTGCAAAAAAGCTTTTGAAAAACAGGAAGCTTTCGGTAAGCGATATAGCTTACAAAATAGGTTACACGCCGAAATATTTTTCAGAATCCTTCAAGAAAACAGTTGGGATCTCTCCCCGGAAATTCAAAAAACTAAAAATTGACAAATTCGGGAATAAATTTGACTACTACAGGTAG
- the dksA gene encoding RNA polymerase-binding protein DksA — protein sequence MLKKNMKKTSKSVKKPKTVKTARKQQTKKKIEKKKIAAKKTTSKKAGVKKTVLKKIAAFAEQTALPAPKIRKPLTERDKRLFEIRKKLVEQKEIILNEAEAALNELPGQTIFPDMGDQASAEIDRNFMLRLRGREQKLLKKIEEAIERINNGTFGICENCGVDIDIKRLEARPVTNMCIDCKTQQEEEEKLKES from the coding sequence ATGTTAAAAAAGAATATGAAAAAGACTTCAAAGAGCGTGAAGAAACCTAAAACTGTTAAAACAGCAAGAAAACAGCAAACTAAAAAAAAGATAGAAAAGAAAAAAATAGCAGCAAAAAAAACTACATCAAAGAAGGCTGGAGTAAAGAAAACAGTTCTAAAAAAAATAGCAGCATTTGCAGAACAGACAGCGCTTCCTGCTCCAAAAATCAGGAAACCGCTTACTGAGAGAGATAAAAGACTTTTTGAGATAAGAAAAAAACTTGTTGAACAAAAAGAGATTATACTGAATGAGGCGGAGGCTGCCTTGAATGAACTTCCAGGGCAGACGATATTCCCTGATATGGGTGATCAGGCTTCTGCAGAGATAGACAGAAATTTCATGCTGAGACTAAGAGGCAGGGAACAAAAACTGCTTAAAAAAATAGAGGAAGCAATCGAGAGAATAAACAACGGTACATTCGGTATTTGCGAGAACTGCGGTGTGGACATAGATATCAAAAGACTCGAGGCAAGACCTGTAACAAATATGTGCATTGACTGCAAGACCCAGCAGGAAGAAGAGGAAAAACTGAAAGAGAGTTAA
- a CDS encoding ABC transporter permease: MKLYLLKRFLILILLLFGITLITFSLTKALPGDPAQNIVGERAQKEVIEKIRKELGADKDVMSQYLGYIKLLATGEMGRSYFTNRKVLDDILLKFPNTIKLALAAMFIAIPIGITLGFIAAYKKNTATDRIISSLSIAGLSLPVFWSGLIIMLIFSLKFKLFPPSGTGDIRFLFMPALTLALPAIATLARVTRTSVIEISDMPFVNTARAKGLSEFRINSTHIFKNALIPLVTVIGLDFGSYLNGAVLTETIFGWDGIGRFIMDGITKRDYPVIMGCIITGTTVFVAINIIVDVIYHYIDPRIRLYAPDR; this comes from the coding sequence ATTAAACTCTATCTTTTAAAACGTTTTCTTATCCTGATTTTACTTTTGTTTGGCATTACGCTTATAACATTTTCGCTTACAAAAGCCCTTCCCGGGGATCCTGCGCAGAACATTGTCGGTGAAAGAGCGCAAAAAGAAGTTATAGAAAAAATACGCAAAGAACTTGGCGCTGACAAAGATGTAATGAGCCAGTATTTAGGTTATATAAAGCTACTTGCAACAGGTGAAATGGGAAGATCCTATTTCACAAACAGAAAAGTACTTGATGATATACTCCTGAAATTTCCCAATACCATTAAACTTGCATTAGCCGCAATGTTCATAGCAATTCCAATAGGCATCACGCTGGGATTTATAGCAGCATACAAAAAAAATACAGCAACTGACAGAATAATATCATCACTTTCTATAGCAGGACTCAGCCTTCCGGTATTCTGGAGTGGATTGATTATAATGCTGATATTCAGCCTCAAGTTTAAACTCTTTCCGCCTTCAGGCACAGGAGATATAAGATTTCTTTTCATGCCTGCGCTCACATTAGCGCTTCCTGCAATTGCAACTCTGGCAAGAGTGACAAGAACATCTGTCATAGAGATAAGCGATATGCCTTTTGTAAATACCGCACGAGCAAAAGGATTAAGTGAATTCAGGATTAACAGCACTCATATATTCAAAAACGCACTGATTCCTCTTGTCACGGTAATCGGACTGGATTTTGGAAGCTATTTGAATGGGGCAGTTCTGACTGAGACGATCTTCGGCTGGGACGGTATTGGAAGATTTATAATGGATGGGATAACAAAAAGAGACTATCCAGTGATAATGGGGTGCATAATCACAGGTACAACAGTCTTTGTCGCAATAAATATTATAGTAGACGTCATATACCACTATATTGACCCGAGGATAAGACTTTATGCACCTGACAGGTAA